In Sulfitobacter sp. SK012, a single window of DNA contains:
- a CDS encoding carbohydrate porin, which yields MKFLPVVYVVSLALVGLANPLQAQGLGGPSSVQADLAPGDGLTDPQFRSDFPQSIAPGWFAWKDGLAEQGFRFNLDYLTLLQSSSSDMGEGEGASGIFRFYGNWQATELGSLTFKLEHRHAYTDVAPQFLGLDGGALSITGTAFNDNGTMLTNLFWTQRAAAGNWTLQAGQIDVTDFLDLYGAVSPYTAFQNLAFNTNPTINTPNPGLGIAGGLQLGSNFYAVGSIADANADPTSPDLDVFSDGDLFKSVEIGYTSDFDRIYFDNIHLTVWQADAADDGSRAEDYGAAFSAAWFIDNTWLPFFRAGVSKGTAALYKRSVSAGIGYYGRNTDGAGLGLNWAKADGIDGDQLTAEAFYRFSISPGLQITPSVQFISNPLINTSEDEIVLFGLRTRIVF from the coding sequence TTGAAATTTTTACCCGTTGTCTATGTCGTCAGTTTGGCTCTTGTCGGTCTGGCTAACCCTCTGCAAGCACAAGGGCTCGGCGGCCCTTCCTCCGTGCAGGCCGATCTGGCACCGGGCGATGGTTTGACCGATCCCCAGTTTCGGTCGGATTTTCCGCAGAGCATCGCGCCCGGTTGGTTCGCATGGAAGGATGGATTGGCGGAACAGGGTTTCCGGTTTAATCTCGACTATCTGACGCTTCTTCAATCTTCGAGTTCAGACATGGGCGAAGGAGAGGGAGCCAGCGGGATTTTCCGGTTTTACGGGAATTGGCAGGCTACCGAACTTGGGTCGCTGACTTTCAAGCTTGAGCACCGCCACGCCTATACGGATGTGGCTCCTCAATTTCTGGGGCTGGATGGTGGCGCACTTTCAATCACTGGAACTGCGTTCAATGACAATGGCACTATGTTGACGAACCTGTTCTGGACGCAACGTGCTGCTGCCGGAAACTGGACGCTGCAAGCCGGGCAGATCGATGTCACCGACTTTCTTGACCTCTACGGTGCAGTGAGCCCGTATACTGCTTTCCAGAATCTTGCGTTCAATACCAACCCAACCATCAATACGCCCAATCCCGGACTTGGTATTGCTGGCGGACTACAGCTTGGTTCCAACTTTTACGCAGTTGGCAGCATCGCTGACGCAAACGCCGACCCGACATCGCCAGACTTGGATGTCTTTTCCGATGGCGATCTCTTCAAGAGCGTCGAAATCGGGTACACAAGTGACTTTGATCGTATCTACTTCGACAATATCCACCTGACGGTATGGCAAGCAGACGCCGCCGATGACGGCAGCCGCGCAGAAGATTATGGCGCAGCTTTTTCGGCCGCTTGGTTTATCGACAATACTTGGCTACCGTTTTTCCGGGCGGGCGTCAGCAAGGGAACGGCGGCGCTATACAAACGTTCGGTGTCGGCGGGCATTGGGTACTATGGTCGTAACACTGATGGCGCAGGTCTGGGACTAAATTGGGCCAAGGCCGATGGGATAGACGGTGATCAATTAACCGCCGAGGCCTTCTATCGCTTTTCGATTTCCCCTGGCCTGCAAATCACACCCTCGGTCCAGTTTATTTCAAATCCACTCATAAACACTTCAGAGGACGAAATCGTATTGTTTGGGCTACGAACACGGATTGTTTTTTAG
- a CDS encoding IS110 family transposase: protein MQVTTVGLDLAKNIFQVHGITNDGEVVFNRALRRAQLLKFFECLDPCLVGIEACGTSHHWARELVRLGHDVKLIPPIYVKPYVKRGKSDAADAEAICEAVTRPTMRFVEIKTPDQQAILALHRTRNLVVRQRTQTINMLRAQLAEFGIVFPQGVGHATKFAKRLFEGECPELPDTAGGVIAKLCEQILFLHGKIANYTHEMTQVARREDRVALLQTIPGIGPITASAIVATIGTGKQFSTGRDFAAWLGLTPLNRSSGGKEKLGRISKMGDRYIRRLLVIGMMSRMRQITKTPERYDPWFADIMARKPGKVAAVAMANKTARMVWAVLTRNEPYRIRTI, encoded by the coding sequence ATGCAAGTTACAACAGTAGGTCTAGATTTGGCCAAGAACATTTTTCAAGTTCACGGCATCACTAATGACGGCGAGGTTGTCTTCAATCGCGCCCTACGGCGTGCGCAATTGCTAAAGTTCTTTGAATGCCTTGATCCTTGCCTTGTTGGCATCGAGGCATGCGGCACCAGTCATCATTGGGCCCGCGAATTGGTGCGATTGGGCCACGACGTAAAGCTGATCCCGCCCATTTATGTGAAGCCTTATGTTAAAAGGGGCAAGTCTGATGCGGCTGACGCGGAAGCCATTTGTGAGGCTGTAACACGGCCGACCATGAGATTTGTTGAGATCAAGACGCCAGATCAGCAAGCAATACTGGCACTGCACCGAACACGGAATCTTGTCGTTCGACAACGCACGCAGACTATCAACATGTTACGTGCGCAACTGGCCGAATTTGGCATCGTGTTTCCGCAAGGTGTTGGCCACGCGACCAAATTTGCAAAGCGCCTGTTTGAAGGTGAGTGTCCAGAGCTGCCAGATACTGCAGGCGGTGTGATTGCCAAACTTTGTGAGCAGATTTTGTTCCTACATGGAAAGATTGCCAACTACACCCATGAGATGACGCAAGTGGCGCGACGCGAAGATCGTGTCGCCCTGTTGCAAACGATTCCTGGCATTGGGCCGATCACAGCGTCCGCCATCGTGGCCACGATTGGCACTGGCAAACAGTTCAGCACAGGTCGTGATTTTGCTGCTTGGCTAGGCCTTACACCTCTAAACCGCTCCAGTGGTGGTAAAGAGAAGTTGGGACGTATCTCGAAGATGGGGGACAGGTACATTCGGCGATTACTCGTCATCGGCATGATGTCCCGCATGCGCCAAATCACCAAGACCCCCGAGCGATATGACCCATGGTTCGCAGACATCATGGCCCGAAAGCCTGGCAAAGTAGCTGCCGTCGCAATGGCGAATAAAACCGCTCGCATGGTTTGGGCCGTCCTAACCCGTAACGAACCTTATCGCATCAGAACAATCTGA
- a CDS encoding amidohydrolase family protein: MKPTTLLTAITLSTTALANGVLAQDYDVAILNGRVMDPETGFDQIANVGINNGWITEITTDPIEGENTIDAAGHVVAPGFIDLEQHGLSPFGIKLNLRDGVTTQMDFEVGAINISEWYSERDGKLQANYGTVVGQEFARMRVHDGLALEGPNVSMPYFFDFRADAAEDGVDGWSVTRSNLEQMNEITAILDEGLRQGALGVGSTIGYAREGITTYEMFEAQKIAAKYDRLTAAHHRFHPSASTPIETATGANELLTNAMVLGASLQLHHTNDYGWWEIEEKMQLARAQGYNVWSTWYPWTAGSGNYGASILAPDNWEDSMGYKYEETIFDPQLDRYVTKEEFLEFKESEPGRTAIAFSPPREQWIKDWIKVPNFVISGDGMPALNEKGERLEWDSPFEEYAGHPRSAGSHAILLRLARENDVPLMFSLAQLSYWAAKQLGDAGIEEMDVRGRLQEGMIADITIFDPESVTENASYSKGKNGLASTGIPYVLVHGTIVVSDSKVLKDVNPGQAIRYPVEEEGRFEPSNKQQWLRTFTIDTGGARPTLYDDILDDQSSLEGPGSSEPVNYRVAKVDLTINKPQDWFAQPNTIDDSELFLCPVHGVYEDKRTAQQDWAQALIVRNSNASTYDPLLSPGTNSK, encoded by the coding sequence ATGAAACCCACCACATTATTGACTGCAATTACCCTTTCTACCACTGCACTGGCCAACGGCGTTCTTGCCCAAGACTATGATGTCGCCATTTTGAATGGCCGCGTCATGGACCCCGAAACAGGGTTCGACCAGATCGCCAATGTAGGTATTAACAATGGCTGGATTACAGAAATCACAACCGATCCCATTGAAGGAGAAAATACCATCGATGCGGCCGGGCATGTGGTAGCGCCTGGTTTCATTGATCTTGAGCAGCACGGTCTGAGTCCATTCGGAATCAAACTGAATCTGCGAGATGGTGTGACAACTCAAATGGATTTTGAAGTTGGTGCGATCAACATTTCCGAATGGTATTCGGAACGGGATGGTAAATTGCAGGCAAACTACGGCACCGTAGTCGGCCAGGAGTTTGCGCGAATGCGGGTTCACGACGGGCTAGCACTCGAAGGCCCCAACGTTTCAATGCCGTATTTTTTTGACTTTCGCGCCGACGCCGCGGAAGACGGTGTCGACGGATGGTCGGTAACCCGCAGCAACCTTGAGCAAATGAATGAAATTACGGCCATTCTCGATGAGGGTTTGCGCCAAGGAGCTTTGGGGGTTGGATCTACGATCGGGTATGCACGTGAGGGCATCACGACATATGAAATGTTCGAGGCCCAGAAGATTGCGGCAAAATACGACAGACTGACCGCAGCGCATCATCGCTTTCACCCCAGTGCATCAACTCCGATCGAAACCGCGACTGGTGCAAATGAACTTTTGACAAATGCCATGGTTCTGGGGGCTTCGCTCCAGCTTCATCACACCAATGATTACGGCTGGTGGGAGATAGAAGAAAAGATGCAACTGGCGCGCGCCCAAGGGTACAATGTCTGGTCGACTTGGTATCCATGGACGGCAGGCTCTGGAAACTATGGTGCTTCCATTCTTGCCCCCGACAACTGGGAAGATTCCATGGGGTACAAGTATGAAGAGACCATTTTTGATCCCCAGTTGGACCGCTATGTCACCAAGGAAGAATTTCTGGAATTCAAAGAGTCCGAACCGGGGCGCACTGCAATTGCCTTCAGCCCACCCCGCGAACAGTGGATCAAGGATTGGATAAAGGTCCCAAATTTCGTAATTTCAGGCGACGGCATGCCGGCATTGAACGAAAAAGGGGAGCGGTTAGAGTGGGATTCTCCGTTTGAAGAATATGCGGGTCACCCACGTTCGGCAGGCTCGCACGCAATTCTTTTGCGGCTGGCACGCGAGAACGACGTTCCCTTGATGTTTTCACTGGCGCAGCTCAGCTATTGGGCGGCGAAACAATTGGGTGACGCCGGAATAGAAGAAATGGATGTGCGTGGACGCCTTCAAGAAGGGATGATTGCCGACATCACAATTTTCGACCCCGAGAGTGTAACTGAAAACGCTAGCTATTCCAAAGGCAAGAACGGCCTCGCCTCAACTGGAATTCCATATGTTCTGGTTCATGGCACAATTGTTGTCTCTGACAGCAAAGTGCTGAAGGACGTCAACCCAGGGCAAGCAATCCGCTACCCCGTGGAAGAGGAAGGTCGTTTCGAGCCGTCAAACAAACAGCAATGGCTGCGCACATTTACAATCGACACCGGTGGTGCCCGCCCAACGCTCTATGACGACATACTTGATGATCAGTCCTCACTTGAGGGTCCCGGATCTAGTGAGCCGGTAAACTACCGAGTGGCCAAGGTCGATTTGACCATAAACAAGCCGCAAGATTGGTTTGCGCAGCCCAACACAATCGACGACTCGGAGTTGTTCCTGTGCCCCGTTCATGGCGTTTATGAAGACAAGCGTACGGCACAGCAGGATTGGGCGCAGGCCTTGATCGTCAGGAACTCAAATGCTTCAACCTATGACCCGTTGTTGTCGCCTGGAACCAACAGCAAATAA
- a CDS encoding MOSC domain-containing protein, whose amino-acid sequence MPHPAIDSADFKSLDTLISGLEEMLNAAPKDKGTLEMIVMRPDHDERIIPESFEVSANEGVPGDHWKRGTGYTLDDGMGDPDAQICIMMSGCIRAIAGDKANWPPAGDNFFIDMDLTPSNMPPGTAFSIGSAEFVVTELPHNGCQSFIDRYGRDACLFANTGVGKVHRLRGIYARVTRDGTVSVGDTVRKLSS is encoded by the coding sequence ATGCCTCACCCTGCAATCGACTCCGCAGATTTTAAATCACTCGACACCCTGATTTCGGGGCTCGAGGAGATGCTGAATGCCGCTCCAAAAGACAAAGGCACTTTGGAAATGATTGTCATGCGCCCTGATCATGACGAGCGCATTATACCCGAGAGCTTTGAAGTGTCCGCCAACGAAGGCGTGCCAGGCGACCATTGGAAACGCGGCACCGGTTACACTCTGGACGACGGCATGGGCGATCCGGACGCGCAAATCTGCATAATGATGTCAGGTTGCATCCGGGCAATCGCCGGCGATAAGGCAAACTGGCCTCCTGCAGGAGATAACTTCTTTATCGATATGGATCTGACACCGTCCAATATGCCGCCCGGCACGGCGTTTTCTATAGGCAGTGCCGAGTTCGTCGTGACCGAACTTCCGCATAATGGGTGCCAATCCTTCATCGATCGCTACGGCCGTGATGCGTGTCTCTTCGCCAACACCGGTGTTGGAAAAGTGCACAGATTACGTGGCATATATGCCCGCGTCACGCGAGATGGCACGGTGTCAGTCGGAGATACGGTTCGAAAACTTAGTTCGTGA
- a CDS encoding cupin domain-containing protein — protein sequence MLNYKPGDDVGPLEKWPFDNPDSAYQIKEGDPKASGRTDVGGPGNATRVGIWRCTKGVFECTEQGDELMTILSGRCRLVDLTTGKVSDLETGDSLFVSDGSRVTWHIYEDVTKVFFGHKPDLF from the coding sequence ATGCTGAACTACAAGCCCGGCGATGACGTGGGCCCGCTGGAAAAGTGGCCCTTCGACAATCCAGACAGCGCATATCAGATCAAAGAAGGTGACCCCAAGGCGTCCGGCCGTACAGATGTGGGCGGACCGGGCAATGCGACGCGCGTTGGCATCTGGCGGTGTACAAAAGGCGTTTTCGAATGCACGGAACAGGGCGATGAACTTATGACGATCCTGTCTGGTCGATGCAGATTGGTTGATTTGACAACTGGCAAGGTCAGCGACCTCGAAACAGGAGACAGTCTCTTCGTGAGTGATGGAAGCCGGGTGACGTGGCATATCTATGAGGATGTGACTAAAGTCTTCTTTGGTCACAAGCCGGATCTATTTTGA
- a CDS encoding GyrI-like domain-containing protein — MFDLFKANFPELAELVVFRELSTPLATASITGHHEGRFYGLDGTPERVMSDALRTRTPIDGLFCPGRTSSVRASKVRFRAGFLVSKENAEKAEGDVKADVLPAGKVLNYVHEGPYAKLRVSYDEAMKYISQNGMIVGEPTWEIYLNEPDDVETEDRYLHHCQRCLTSVSIAYVPWYRLFVDMRSCPSTIWR; from the coding sequence ATGTTTGACCTGTTCAAGGCCAACTTTCCAGAATTGGCCGAACTGGTGGTGTTTCGCGAGCTTTCGACGCCCTTAGCAACAGCATCAATCACCGGTCATCATGAAGGTCGCTTCTATGGTTTGGATGGCACGCCCGAACGCGTCATGAGCGATGCGCTGCGGACAAGGACCCCAATCGATGGGCTTTTCTGTCCGGGCAGGACGTCATCAGTCAGGGCATCCAAGGTGCGCTTTCGGGCCGGATTTTTGGTGTCAAAGGAGAACGCCGAGAAGGCAGAAGGGGACGTTAAGGCGGATGTTTTGCCTGCGGGCAAGGTGCTGAATTACGTCCACGAAGGCCCCTATGCCAAGCTGCGCGTTAGCTATGACGAGGCGATGAAATACATATCGCAAAACGGCATGATCGTCGGAGAGCCGACATGGGAGATCTATCTGAATGAACCCGACGATGTAGAAACGGAAGACAGATATCTACATCACTGTCAAAGATGCCTGACCAGTGTAAGCATTGCCTACGTCCCATGGTATCGACTTTTCGTTGATATGAGATCCTGTCCATCAACAATCTGGAGGTGA
- a CDS encoding carbohydrate porin: MFHVDERTDAGVPKSWGAMLAGNHTFNNGLMVFGRLGWSDGAAPIARRAVNAGLMWRPGYYDDLLGLGVTVADPSDSKLETQTTIEAFYRADLSDNLALTADVQYLKNPGFNEDNPLVFGLRIRFSM, from the coding sequence ATGTTTCATGTGGATGAAAGAACAGATGCGGGCGTCCCGAAGAGTTGGGGCGCCATGCTGGCGGGCAATCACACATTTAACAATGGCCTCATGGTCTTTGGCCGACTTGGTTGGTCCGACGGGGCAGCGCCAATCGCTCGCCGCGCAGTTAATGCGGGTTTGATGTGGCGGCCGGGCTACTATGATGACTTGCTTGGACTTGGAGTAACCGTTGCCGATCCGTCCGATAGCAAACTGGAAACACAAACGACCATAGAGGCGTTCTACCGTGCGGACCTATCGGACAATCTCGCCCTGACGGCCGATGTTCAGTACCTCAAGAACCCTGGTTTCAATGAGGATAACCCGTTGGTGTTTGGTTTGCGTATCAGGTTCAGTATGTAA
- a CDS encoding transposase codes for MVAQSCEAGQAAAGVARRHGNAPSQFSGWRREAQVRA; via the coding sequence ATTGTAGCTCAAAGTTGCGAGGCGGGTCAGGCGGCTGCAGGTGTTGCGCGGCGTCACGGGAATGCGCCGTCGCAGTTTTCGGGTTGGCGTCGTGAGGCGCAGGTGCGCGCCTGA